From the genome of Rhodothermales bacterium, one region includes:
- a CDS encoding LON peptidase substrate-binding domain-containing protein, with product MAQEFTIPLFPLGMVLYPAEQLSLHIFEPRYREMVADCLETDLPFGIVYTSEGKMAQIGCTARISNVPTRYEDGRMDIVVVGEKRFRVRELFDDRAYLQGRVETVVEPREPLRVDLRERVITQHMRLLELAGRTVRPYLYESDEGISYFIAHNAGLNLDQKQEVLEMLTENERIHFLTRHLESLIPQVEQVEDVRKKVQSNGHFKDFPSGEL from the coding sequence ATGGCTCAGGAGTTTACAATACCGTTATTTCCGCTCGGCATGGTGCTTTATCCGGCCGAGCAGCTTTCGTTGCACATCTTCGAGCCGCGGTACCGCGAGATGGTGGCCGACTGTCTCGAAACGGACCTGCCGTTCGGCATCGTGTACACGAGCGAGGGCAAGATGGCCCAGATCGGGTGCACGGCGCGGATCAGCAATGTACCGACCCGCTACGAAGACGGCCGGATGGACATCGTGGTGGTGGGGGAAAAACGGTTTCGCGTGCGGGAGCTATTCGACGACCGGGCGTATCTGCAGGGCCGGGTGGAGACGGTGGTCGAGCCGCGGGAGCCGCTACGGGTGGATCTTCGGGAGCGGGTGATCACGCAGCACATGCGGCTGCTCGAACTGGCCGGCCGCACCGTACGTCCGTACCTGTACGAAAGCGACGAAGGCATCTCGTACTTCATCGCCCACAACGCCGGCCTGAACCTGGATCAAAAACAGGAAGTGCTGGAGATGCTGACGGAGAACGAACGCATCCACTTCCTGACGCGCCATCTGGAGTCCCTCATCCCGCAGGTCGAACAGGTCGAGGACGTGCGCAAAAAAGTCCAGAGCAACGGCCACTTCAAGGATTTTCCCTCGGGTGAACTGTAA
- a CDS encoding histidine kinase dimerization/phospho-acceptor domain-containing protein encodes MDEPGIFGADTLVILAPARDAARYVAVCEHAHLAKTTVTVRDLDALSALFSQRAVDAVLVDARMPGADLDNLDALGEAFWMDTDVVALSDEPSGPQLEGGIERLTVVPAVAGAAVADDTVRIHLESVLYRRILRRLGLMVRREYEQAQLLTQTRKGLSSFYHDINNPLSILSGNAQLLIEIGRQMQLDEDLMAPLRDVEESSRRLHTDLQRIVRMKETIANSGLELSAKSADTP; translated from the coding sequence ATGGACGAACCGGGTATTTTTGGCGCCGATACGCTGGTGATCCTCGCGCCGGCGCGTGATGCGGCCCGGTATGTGGCCGTCTGCGAACACGCGCATCTGGCCAAGACCACCGTGACCGTGCGGGATCTCGATGCGCTGTCCGCGCTCTTCAGCCAGCGCGCGGTGGATGCCGTCCTGGTCGACGCGCGTATGCCGGGAGCAGACCTCGATAACCTGGACGCGCTGGGGGAGGCGTTCTGGATGGACACGGATGTGGTGGCCCTCTCGGATGAGCCCTCCGGGCCGCAGCTCGAGGGCGGCATCGAACGCCTGACGGTCGTGCCGGCCGTCGCCGGTGCCGCCGTCGCCGACGACACGGTCCGCATCCATCTCGAAAGCGTGCTGTACCGCCGCATCCTCCGCAGGCTGGGGTTGATGGTACGACGGGAGTACGAGCAAGCGCAGCTGCTGACGCAGACCCGGAAAGGCTTGTCGTCGTTTTATCACGACATCAACAATCCGCTCTCGATCCTGTCCGGCAACGCGCAACTGCTCATCGAGATCGGTCGGCAGATGCAGCTGGATGAAGACCTGATGGCGCCGCTCCGCGATGTGGAAGAATCGAGCCGCCGGCTGCACACGGATTTGCAGCGCATCGTCCGCATGAAAGAGACGATCGCCAACTCCGGGCTTGAGTTGTCCGCGAAGTCGGCCGATACTCCCTGA
- a CDS encoding MBL fold metallo-hydrolase produces MLKLGPFALHTIETGRFALDGGAMFGIVPKPLWERKIPADAKNRIPMHMRCLLIEAGDRLVLVDNGLGDKYDAKFRDIYAVDQETYELHDALRHAGFTARDVTDVILTHLHFDHCGGSTRHSGDRLEIVFDRATHHVQRRHWEWTKTPNVRERNSFLAENLEPLGASGQLAFLDGRTEILPGIEVLPVEGHTVGMQLVKVSTGAETLVHMADLLPTSAHLAPAWNMAYDLFPMETIREKAAFLDEAEAGGWRLFYEHDPVVEISSLKRTDAGVVVEAPRRLDAF; encoded by the coding sequence ATGCTGAAACTCGGACCCTTTGCCCTGCACACGATAGAAACCGGCCGCTTTGCGCTGGATGGCGGCGCCATGTTCGGCATCGTCCCGAAACCGCTGTGGGAACGCAAGATCCCGGCCGATGCGAAAAACCGCATCCCCATGCACATGCGCTGTCTGCTGATCGAGGCCGGCGACCGGCTCGTGCTGGTGGACAATGGGCTGGGCGATAAATACGACGCGAAGTTCAGGGACATCTACGCCGTCGATCAGGAGACGTACGAACTCCACGACGCGCTCCGGCACGCCGGCTTCACGGCCCGCGACGTCACGGATGTCATCCTCACGCACCTGCATTTCGATCACTGCGGCGGCTCGACGCGGCACAGCGGCGACCGGCTTGAGATCGTGTTCGACCGCGCCACGCATCACGTGCAGCGCCGGCACTGGGAGTGGACGAAGACGCCCAACGTGCGGGAGCGCAATTCCTTCCTCGCCGAAAACCTCGAGCCCCTCGGCGCATCCGGCCAGCTGGCGTTTCTCGACGGGCGGACGGAGATCCTGCCCGGCATCGAGGTGCTACCCGTGGAGGGGCACACGGTGGGGATGCAGCTGGTGAAAGTCAGCACCGGCGCGGAGACGCTGGTGCATATGGCCGACCTGCTGCCGACGTCGGCGCACCTGGCGCCGGCATGGAATATGGCGTACGATCTGTTTCCGATGGAAACTATTCGGGAGAAAGCGGCATTTCTTGACGAAGCCGAGGCCGGCGGGTGGCGTCTCTTTTACGAGCACGACCCCGTCGTCGAGATCAGCAGCCTCAAACGAACCGATGCCGGCGTAGTGGTGGAGGCCCCACGCCGGCTCGACGCTTTCTGA